From one Phocaeicola salanitronis DSM 18170 genomic stretch:
- a CDS encoding CYTH domain-containing protein yields the protein MPQEIERKFLVTDESYRRMAHKKSRIEQGYICSARGKTVRIRIRDDKGYITIKGPSNASGTSRYEWEQEIPLNDAEELMALCEPGRIEKVRYLVDFSGHTFEVDEFHGENEGLTVAEVELGSEAEAVELPAFIGEEVTGQTKYYNSFLMKQPYTMWE from the coding sequence ATGCCTCAGGAAATAGAACGCAAGTTTTTAGTGACGGACGAATCTTACCGCCGGATGGCACACAAGAAAAGCCGGATTGAGCAGGGCTATATTTGCAGCGCCCGAGGGAAAACGGTGAGAATCCGCATACGGGACGACAAAGGCTATATCACAATCAAAGGACCTTCCAATGCGTCGGGCACCAGCCGCTACGAATGGGAACAAGAAATTCCCTTGAACGATGCGGAAGAGCTAATGGCTCTGTGCGAACCGGGACGCATTGAGAAGGTCCGCTATTTGGTGGACTTTAGCGGACACACGTTCGAAGTGGATGAATTCCATGGGGAAAACGAAGGCCTGACCGTAGCGGAAGTTGAGTTAGGCTCGGAAGCGGAAGCGGTAGAGCTGCCCGCCTTTATCGGTGAAGAAGTGACCGGACAAACCAAGTACTACAATTCGTTCTTGATGAAGCAACCGTACACGATGTGGGAATAA
- a CDS encoding RNA polymerase sigma factor translates to MVATNFTQNLLNVQTELHTFAYKLTADREDANDLLQETSLKALYNMEKYADETNFKGWMYTIMRNIFINNYRKTLRDQTYTDPTDNQYYLNKQQDIEGDSVEAGYDLKEMRRIVNALPAEYRQPFSMYVSGFKYREIAEKLGLPLGTVKSRIHFTRKKLQTELKDFR, encoded by the coding sequence ATGGTAGCAACAAATTTTACCCAGAACTTACTGAATGTCCAAACCGAATTACATACTTTCGCATATAAGCTTACGGCAGACCGTGAAGACGCAAACGACCTTCTGCAAGAAACTTCATTGAAGGCATTATATAATATGGAGAAGTATGCAGACGAAACCAATTTTAAAGGATGGATGTACACCATCATGCGCAACATCTTTATCAACAATTACCGCAAGACCTTGCGTGACCAGACCTATACAGATCCGACCGATAACCAATATTACCTGAACAAGCAACAGGACATAGAAGGAGATTCGGTTGAAGCCGGATACGACTTGAAAGAGATGAGACGCATCGTCAATGCCCTGCCGGCAGAATACCGCCAGCCTTTCTCGATGTATGTATCGGGATTCAAATACCGCGAGATAGCCGAAAAATTAGGATTGCCATTGGGAACCGTCAAGAGCCGCATCCATTTTACCCGGAAAAAGCTGCAGACGGAATTAAAGGATTTCCGGTAA